The region GCCGACGCCGTCGTGTTCGTCCCGGACGCCTTCACCGAGCATTTCGACCCGCAGGTGCTGCTCGACGCGGTGGAGGTCGTACGTCTGCTCGGACTGCGCCCCTTCGTCTCGCCCCCGCTCGTCAATGGAAAGGCTCTGCATGTACACGGTTATCTCGGAGCCTTCGAACAGGCGGCGCGGCGCACTGCCAGCCGGCTCGACGAACTCGCCGAGACCGGCGTCGCGCTGGTCGGCCTCGATCCGTCGATGACGCTCGCCTTCCGAAGCGAGTATGCAGGGACCCGGATGCGGGCAAGGGTCCAGTTGCCGCAGGAGTGGCTGGTCTCCGTGATGGATCGCCTCCCCTCGTCCGCCCCCGGAAAAGCCCGCAGCGCCATCTTCTGCTTGCGCACTGCACGGAGCGCACGAATGTGCCAACCGCCGTCGGTCAATGGAAGGCGGTCTTTGCAAAGCTTGGCGTGGATCTGGCCCCCATCGAGACCGGCTGTTGCGGAATGGCGGGCACATTCGGCCATGAAGCTCGCAACCGCAAGCTTTCGGAAAAGCTCTATGGGATGAGCTGGCAGCCGGCCCTCGCGAGCGCAAGGGCGGATGACGTCGTAATGGCCACTGGCTATTCCTGCCGCTCGCAGGTGAAGCTGATGGAGGGACGATCGATTCCCCATCCGTTTCAGATTGTTCTGGGAATTCTGCGAGAGAAAGCGGCACTTCCCTTAGAAAGGGCCGTCATGTATGATATGTGATAAATGCAAACCATCGGGGCAAAGGGCGAGATCGACATGTCGATCATCACACAGCGCGGCAATCTCGCGGAAATTGTCGTAGCAAAACTATCTGAACGCATCGACTCCGGACTTTATGCGCCCGGCGAGAAGATCCCGTCAAGCGCCCAGTTGTGCGAGGAGTTCGGCGTCTCGCGAACCGTCATCCGCGAGGCACTTACCTCGCTGAAGGTCGCTGGCCGGGTTATCTCCCGGCAAGGCGCCGGCGTCTATGTGACGGAGAAGGATGCCAAGACGCTCAACTTCGAGATCAGCCGGATCGATGACATTCGCTCGGCAATGCAGATCCTGGAGTTGCGACTGGGTGTGGAGATGCAATCCGTTGCGCTCGCCGCCCAGCGCCGGACGCCGGAAGCGCTCGCTGAAATCGCGCGGGCCTTCGACCATATCGAGAACCTCACCACGAATGATGCCGAGGCCGAGGCTCGGGCGGATTTCGAGTTCCACCTTGCGATAGCAAAGGCGACGAGGAACCCGCATTTCCCGAGCTTCCTTGAGGCGGTGATGGGCGAAATCAACTTCGACCTCCTGTTGAAGCACCGCCAGTCCGGCCGCCCACACAACACCTATCTGAAAAAGATCAACAAGGAGCACTCGGCCATTCTCGCGGCCATCACGCAGGGCGACCCGAAAGGCGCCAAGCAGGCGTTGGTCGCGCATCTGGAAGAGAGCCTCGACCGCTACCGCGCCATGCTTGACGAACCTGCCCCGATCGCAACAGCTGAGTTCATCGAATAGAGCCATTCGCCTGTCGAATGGCTGCCGCCTGTCTTCGCGCGGGCTTAACCGCCGTCCAAGCCTCTGTTCCAAACCAGTTGTGGCGGGGCCGTTGGCGTTAAACCAACTGCCCCGACCGTGTCACACCACATCGATTTACTTGCCTGCCGCGATTGCCGCTTCGCGAATTTGCGAAAGGCTCATCTTGGGAGTCAGCGCTTCCGGATCGATGCGGATCTCAATGAGCGCCGGCTTACCGGATGCTTCACAGCGTTCAAAAGCGGCGGCAAACTCTTCCGTCCGTTCCACGGTTTCGCCATGCAGGCCATAGGATTGTGCGAGAAGCGCGAAGTCCGGGTTCGTCAGGCGCGTGCCGGAAACGCGGCCCGGATAGCTGCGCTCCTGGTGCATGCGGATGGTGCCGTACATGCCGTTGTTGATGACGAGGAAGATGACGCGCGCGTCATACTGCATCGCCGTCGCCAACTCCTGCCCGTTCATGAGGAAGCAGCCGTCGCCGGCGAAAGCCACAACCGTTCTCTCCGGGGCGGTGATCTTTGCTGCGATCGCCGCGGGTACGCCGTAGCCCATGGAGCCGTTGGTTGGGCCAAGCTGCGTGCGGAACGTCCGGTACTGGTAGAAGCGGTGCGCCCAGGCGGAGTAGTTGCCGGCCCCCGTCGTGAGGATGGCATCAGCTGGCAGGTGGCCGCGAAGCCATTCCATCACATCGCCCATCTGCACCGGACCGGGAACCTGCGGATGCTCGATGTTTGCGAGATAGTCGGCATGCGCCGTCTTCGTCCATTCCGCCCATACAGGCGCCGCGGCCGGTTCCAGCTTGGCTGCCTGTGACAGGAAGCCCGCAACGCTTGCATTGATCGGGAGCGTCGCATGGTAGACACGACCAAGTTCTTCCGCGCCCGGATGGATATGAACCAGGGTCTGCTTTGGTACCGGAATGTCAATCAGCGTATAGGCGCCTGTCGTCATCTCACCGAGGCGGGCTCCGATCGAGATCAGGAGGTCGCAATCCTTCATGTGCTGGATCAGCTTCGGCCCGGCCGCAAGGCCGAGGTCGCCGGCATAGTTCTCATGCGTATTGTCGAAGAGGTCCTGGCAGCGGAAGGACGCCGCGACCGGTAGTGTGAAGGCTTCAGAGAAGGCGCACAGATCGGCGACCGCCTGCTGCGTCCAGCCACCACCGCCGGCAACAACCATCGGGCGCCTTGCCTTCGCCAGAAGCGCGGTCAGTTCCTCGAGCTGCGGAACACCGGCATAGGTTTCAACGCGCTTGTGCGCAGGCGTATCGGCAACCGCGACCATGTCGGTCAGCATGTCTTCAGGCAGCGCCACGACGACAGGACCCGGCCGGCCATTGACGGCACGGTGGAAGGCCTGGCTGATCAGCTCGGGAATGCGTGCGGCATCCTCGATCTCCACCACCCACTTCGCCATCTGGCCGAACATGCGGCGATAGTCGATCTCCTGGAAAGCCTCGCGCTCCATCTGGTCGCGCGCCACTTGACCGATGAAGAGGATCATCGGGGTCGAATCCTGGAAAGCCGTGTGCACGCCGACGGAGGCATTGGTGGCGCCCGGCCCGCGGGTGACGAAGCAGATGCCCGGCTTGCCGGTGAGCTTGCCATAGGCTTCCGCCATATAGGCCGCCCCGCCCTCCTGCCGGCAGATGACGAATTCGATCGCATCTTCCACGTCATGGAAGGCATCGAGTGCGGCGAGATAGCTCTCGCCCGGCACGCCGAACACCCGTTCGACGCCATGAATTCTCAGTGCGTCAACCAGAACCTGGCCGCCGCTGCGGGTCTCGTGCTCGATTATCATTTTCGTCTCCTGAGGGCTTTGACGTTTGCGCAACTCGTCACGCAGAACCGCTGCCCGCTTTTGCTGGAATTGCCCTAGATCACGGCGTCCTCGAGGAACGGTCGGTTCGCGACGACGCGCTCATAGCCGAAGGGCGAGAGGTCGAGTGTCTTGAAACCACCGTATGTGATCAGTTCGGAAAGCCCGCGCCCCATGGCCGGCGACTGCTGCAGGCCGTGACCGGAGAACCCGTTGGCGAAGAGGAAATTCTTCATTTCGGTATGCGGGCCGAGGATCACGTTGTGGTCGAGCGTGCAATAGTCGTAGTGCCCGGCCCAGCTGTTGACGACCTTGATCGCCTCGAAGGCTGGTACGCGGTTCGCCATCGTCGGCCAGATTTCCTCCTCGAACTCGTCGTGCATGACGGCGAAATCGTTCGGATCGACCTCCGGATCGTGCTTCGGGTAGGTGCCCATCAGGTAGAACTTGCCCTCCGGACGGAAGAAAACCCCGGTCGGATCGATGGTGAGGCCGACGCCGGGGCCGAGCGGCTCGCGGCAATCGACGACGAAAAGCGAACGGCGGCGTGGCTCGACGGGAATGTCGAGGCCCGCCATGCGCGCCATGTTCTTGCCGTTGGTGCCCGACGTGTTGACCAGCGTGCCACAGCCGACGGTCTGTCCGCCCTTGGTCGTCACCGAGACGATACGGTCGCCCTCGCGGTTTATCTTGACGACCTCATCCTCGATGTATTCGACACCGAGAGAACGAGCCTTCTTGCGGAAGCCCTGCAGGAGGCCGACGCTGTCGAACCAGCCTTCGCCGCGCTCGCCGGTGCTGGCGAGCGTCAGGCCTTCCGTGTTCAGCCACGGGAAACGCTTGCCCAGCCCTTCAGGATCGAGCAGCGAGACTTCGGCGCCGCAGGAGACCTGGGTTTGGTGGTTGCGGCGGAGCACGTCCGCGCCGCGTTCATCGCCGGCGAGGAAGAGATAGCCGTTCTCGTGGAAACCGATCTCAGGCGTGTCGTCATCAACGGCGACATTTTCCTTGAAATTGCGGATGAACTCCGTGCCGAACTGCGAGACCTGCACGTTGATTGCATTCGAGAACTGGTGGCGGATTGAGCTGGAGGAAAGCGCGGTCGCAGAGCGCTGATAGGTCCAGTCCTTCTCGATCACCAGAACCGATCCGGTGAAATCGGGATTGGTCGCCAGGAAGTAGGCCGTGGCACTGCCGACTACCGCACCGCCGACGATGACGACGTCATAGGATGTTTTGGAAGCCCGCATCACTTGTCCTCGAAATGGCCAGCGGCCGTGAAACTTCCGCCCTGGAAACGCACGGCCGGATCGTTGGGATCGCCCTGCTCGGTCTTCGCAAAGACCTTGTCGGCATAGTCGTCGGCGCTGTCTTCCGGCTTGTAACCGAGCGAGGCGGCGGTGCGGTTGTCCCAGAAAGCGCGGCTGTTGTTCGACATGCCATAGGCAACCATGAAGCCGACGCGCTCTGCCGAGAGGCATTTTTCAACGAGCTGACGGCAGTCGCGGTAGGAGAGCCAGGTGATGAGATGGCGGCGGTCCGTCGGCTCCGGAAAGCAGGATCCGATGCGGATCGACACCGTCTCGATGCCGAATTTGTCGAAGTAGTAGCGGGCGAGATTTTCGACGAAAGTCTTCGAGACGCCGTAAAGACTGTCGGGCCGGGTCGGCACGTTGCCGTCGATCGTTTCTGTGCGCTCGTAGTAACCGATCGCGTGCACAGAGCTTGCATAGACGATGCGCTTGACGCCGTGCTGGCGCGCGGCCTCGTAGATGTTGTAGCCACCGGAAATATTGCTGTCGAGGATCGTCTTCCACGCGCCTTCGAGCGGCTGGCCGCCGAGATGCACGATGGCGTCGCAGCCCTTCACCGCGTCAGAAACCGCATCGAAATCGGCAAGCTCAAGCGGAAAATCCTCCTCGTGCGAGGCTAGATTTTCGCAGGGCTTGCGGTCCGAGAGGCGCACGACCTTGCCGAGCCGCGTGCCGGACTGGCGCAAGGCCGTACCGACAGCACCGGCGGCGCCCGTCAAAAGTACTTTCTGAAAATGAGACATGGACGGTTCCCTTTAACGAAGCCGGGCAAGCGCATCGGCGATGCGGTCGATGGCCAGCGTGAGATTGTCGCGGGAGGTTGCGAAGGAAAGGCGGATATAGGGTTCGACGCCGAAGGCGGCACCGGGGACTGTCGCGACCTTGGCTTCCGTTAGCAAGTAGGAGGCGAGCGCCGTGTCGTTGGCGATCACCGTGCCATCCGCCGCCGTCTTGCCGATATAGGCGGCGCATTTCGGGAAGAGGTAGAAGGCCCCCTCCGGCGCGCGCGCCTCAATACCCGGAATGGCACTGAAGCCACGCGTTACCAGCTCACCACGCGCCTTGTATTCGGCAACGGCCGTCGTCACGAAATCCTGCGGGCCGTTGAGCGCCGCCGCGGCCGCGACCTGGGTGATCGACGACGGGCAAGTGGTGCTCTGCGACTGCATCTTGTTGAGCACCTTGGTCAGGTCCTTCGGGCCGGCCGCATAGCCGAGCCGCCAGCCGGTCATGGCATAGGCCTTGGAGACGCCGTTGATAAGGAGCGTGCGGTCGCGCAAATCCGGGCAGGCATTGGCAAAGGATACGAAGGCCACGTCGCCGCAGACGATGTGCTCGTAGATCTCATCCGACATGACGGCAACGCGCGGATGGCGCTCAAGCACCTCACCGAGGGCCTTCAACTCGTCCCCGGTGTAGATGGCGCCCGTCGGATTGGAGGGAGAGTTGAACAGGCACCAGCGCGTCTTCGGCGTGATCGCTGCTTCCAGCCGCTCGGGCGTGATCTTGAAGGCATCCTCGACGCCGCAGGGCACGACGACAGGCACGCCGCCGTGCAGGAGGACGATATCGGTGTAGGAGACCCAGTAGGGCGCCGGCACGACCACCTCATCACCCGGTTCCAACGTGCCGAGGAAGGCGTTGAACAGAATCTGCTTGGCGCCGTTGCCGATGGAGATCTCGTCCATGGCGTAGTCGAGGCCATTCTCACGCTTGAATTTCCTGACGATCGCCTCGCGCAGTTCCGGAAGACCATCAGGCGCGGTGTATCGGGTAATGCCGCGCCTCATCGCGTCCACAGCCGCCTCGATGATATGGGGGGCGTGTCGAAATCCGGCTCGCCGAGCGAGAGATCGATGACGTGCTCGCCTTTCGCCCGCATGTTCTTGGCGGCCATGGACACGGCCATGGAGGGGGAGGACTTGATGGTCGAAGCCCTGCGGCTTTCGAATGCGATCATGTTCATGCCTTTCCTCCCGGCTTGGCGTAGAGCGCGGCCTGTTCGCCGGTGATGTAGCCGTGCTTGACGTCATGGGCGACGGCGTCGGCGGGACGTTCCGCCGGGTCGCCATAACCACCCCCACCGGGCAGCGAGAGCACGAGGCGCCGCCCCTCGGGCACGAACTGCAGGCCCTTGCCCTTCAGCGCAGTACCGTCGTCCAATGCCACGCCGCCCGGAGCACCGTCGAGACCGCCATCACGGCCGCGGGCGGGATGATTGACGCGGTCGAACATGGCGGAGAAGCGGAACGAATAGCCCTCGGCCGCCTCGATCTCGATCATCTGGCCGAGCCCGCCTCGCTGGGCGCCCGCGCCACCGGAGCCATCGCGCAGTTCCTTGCGCCAGACGATGACCGGGCCGACATTTTCCGTCGCCTCGATCGGCATGGTGTGCACGCCGCTCGGAAAGGCGGTGGCGTTCAACCCGTCGAGGGAAGCGCGCGCACCGGAGCCACCGGAGTTGAACATCAGGATTTCCGCACCCTTGCCGCCGATCTGGTCGGAAACCGGGCGTACGCTCATATGCAGGTTCCAGAGCGCGCTCGCCCCTTCCGCGGGCACCTGGCCGGGAAGTGCCTGGTGCAGCGCGCCGAGCACAAGGTCCGGCACGAAATGTCCGAGCACGTGGCGGACGGCAACCGGCGCCGGCCGCTTGGCATTGAGGATGCAGCCCTCGGGCGCCACGACATCGAAGGGTGCGAGGGAGGCCGCGTTGTTCGGAATTTCCGGCGCCACCACGCATTTGATGCCGTAGCAGGCATAGGCCTTGGCATAGACGAGCGGCACGTTGATGCCAAATTTGCTCATGCCGGACGTGCCGTCGAAATCGACGAGCACGCCATCAGGACCGATCGTGAGCTTGGCGGCAAGATGCACCGGCTCGTCGTAGCCGTCGAGATCGAGGCTGTAGGACCAGCTACCGTGGGGCAGGTTCTTCAGACGCTCCAGCGTCGCCTCGCCGCTGTGCTTCAGGATGAAGCCGCCGATCATCGAGAGGTCTTCGAGGTTGAACTCCGTCAGCATGTCGATGAGGCGGCGATGTCCGGTCTCATTGCAGGCGGCGAGCGCATGAAAATCGCCAATGACCTTGTCGCTCTCGCGCACATTGTTGCGCACGATGTTGATGAGCGTGCGATCCACCTGGCCGCGCTCGAAAAACTTCATGATCGGTATGAAGATGCCCTCTTCATAGACCTCGCGCGCATCCGGCCCAAAGCCACGTCCGCCCACGTCCACCACATGGGCGGTGGAGGCGAAATAGCCTACCAGCTTGCCATGGTGGAAGGACGGCGTGACGACGGTGATGTCGTGCAGGTGCCCGGTGCCCTTCCACGGATCATTGGTGATGTAGACGTCGCCCTCGAAGATATTCTCCGGACCGATGTCGCGGATGAAATGCGCGACGGATTCGGCCATGGCGTTGACGTGGCCCGGTGTGCCGGTGACGGCCTGGGCCAACATGCGGCCTTCGAGGTCGAAGACGCCGGCGGAGAGGTCGCCCGCCTCGCGCACGGAAGTAGAGAAGGCGGTGCGGATCAGCGTCTGCGCCTGTTCCTCCACGACGGAGATCAGGCGGTTCCACATCACCTGCATATGGATATCAATCATCGACTGGTTCATCGGTTCGGTCCTCACAGCCGGGTGACGAGCAGGCAGCCGTCGTTTTGCACGATAGCCTTGAAGGAAGAGGTGAGCACGGCGGACGTCTCGCGCTCGACTATGACGGCAGGGCCGTTCACGACATCCCCGGGCTTCAAGGTGTCGCGCTCGTGAATGCCGGCCTCAAGGAAGGTACCCTGAGATGCCTCGAACAGGCGACGCGTCTTGGCGGGAGCAATCGCACTCCCCTGCCCGACGGCCGCCACGCGAGCGACCGGGGGCAGCGGCGAGCTTGCCTTGACCGACCAACTGACGATCTCGATATCCAGTCCCTCGATGGCACGCCCGAAGAACCGCTCGTATTCGGTCTCGAAGGTGGCCGCGAGCCTGGTGGCGCTGCCAGCATCGAAACGTGCGATGTCGAGCGGAACCGGAATGTCCCAGCCCTGTCCCGCATAGCGCATGAACAGCGTGCGCTCGATAACCGGCTCACCTGTGTCGAGCCCGCCTTCGACAAAGCCTAGGGCCTCGGCCTGCATGGCGTCGACGAGGCTGTTCGCCTCCGCGAAATCGAAATCGGAGAGAGTGAAGACGGAACTGCGCACGGATTCATAGCCGAAGGGTGCGCGGAGGAAGCCGATGGCCGAACCTACGCCGGCGCCGGGTGGTACGAGGAAGGTGGAAATGCCCATCTTCTCGCAAAGCCGCGCAGCGTGCAGCGGACCGGCACCGCCGAAGGTGATCATGGTGAAATCGGCGATGTTCTTGCCGTTCTCCACGGTATGAACGCGGCCGGCGTTGGCCATGTTCTCGTCCACCATCTCGCAGGTGCCATAGGCGGCGGCATCCGGATCGAGACCAATGACTGTGCCGATATCGTCGCGCATCGCCTGACGGCTAGCTTCCACCGAGAGCGGAATGGCGCCTCCGGCGAAATTGTCGGGATCAAGTTTGCCGAGGAGGAGGTCGGCATCCGTCACCGTCGGATTCTTGCCGCCGCGCTGATAACAGGCCGGTCCCGGCTCGGAGGCGGCCGAGTGCGGACCGACGCGGATCTGGCGCATGCCATCCACCGAGGCGATGGAGCCGCCGCCGGCGCCGATTTCAACCATCTCCACCACCGGGATGGAGATCGGCATGCCGGAACCCTTGCGGAAGCGATAGGTGCGGGCGACCTCGAAAGTCTTCGCCGTCTTCGGCACCTGGTTCTCGATCAGGCAGATCTTGGCCGTCGTGCCGCCCATGTCAAAGGAGAGCACCGTGTCGAGACCATGGCGACGAGCGATGTCGGCAGCGAAGATCGCTCCTCCGGCCGGGCCGGATTCGACGAGGCGGACCGGGAATTCGGATGCGCTTTCGACGGAGACGATGCCGCCACCCGAATGGATCATGAAGACCGGGCAGCCGACGCCGATTTCCTTCAGCGAAACCACGAGCCGGTCGAGATAGGACTTGATCGCCGGCTTCACATAGGCGTTGGCGCAGACCGTATTGAAGCGCTCGAATTCGCGCATCTGCGGAGAGACTTCCGAGGAGATCGACACAGAGACGTGAGGCAGGCGTTTGAGAATCTCCTCGCGCACGGCTACTTCGTGAGCGCCATTGGTGTAGGCGTGGATGAAGCCGATGGCGACGCTCTCGTAACCACCCTCGGCAATGGCCTCGGCAACGGCGGAAACGGAGGCTTCATCGAGCGGGAGCAGCACCTTGCCCGCGGCATTCATGCGCTCGCGCACTACAAAACGGTCGGCGCGGGCGATGAGCGCCGGAGGCAAGGCAATATTGAGGTCGTACTGCTCGAAGCGGTTTTCCGTGCGCATCTCGAGCACGTCCCGAAAACCTTCGGTGGTGATGAAGGCAGTTCTTGCACCACGGCGCTCGATCAGCGCGTTGGTGGCAAGCGTCGTACCGTGGATCAACAGGTCGATCTCGGAGAGCGCTATCCCGGCCATCGAGGCAACGGCGGACACACCCTTCAGAATAGCCCGCTCCGGAGCGGCATAATCAGTCAATACCTTGGTCGAATGGAGCACGCCGTCCAGTTCGAGGGCGATGTCCGTAAAAGTGCCGCCAATATCGACGCCCACCCGGCAGTTTCGCTGCGCATTAGCAACCATCTCGTTCCCCACATAGATGCGCCTTGCGGCGTCTGAACTCAACTCGGCGCAATCGCCGACCCAACCTCTTGCACGCCAGTTTCCACTCCCAGCGCACCCAAAGCAAGATTTCCGCTTGACGGATTTTGTATATGTCACTTATCATACATGTGTCAACTTAATTTGTAAGCTGATTGCGACAAGGAAGGTGTCGCAGTCAGAACATGCCCCGGCCGACACCCGCCCGGAAACGTGTGTGGAACGAGCCGCAAAACAAAATCGAACGCGAGAAAAACTCGCGTCAAATCAAAGAAGCTCAATGACTTAATCAGAGGGAAGCCATTCATGACCTATATCTCGAAGTTTCTCGCAGCGACCGCCATCGCATCCTCGCTCCTCCTCACTCCATCTCTTGCCGCCGACACGATCAAGATCGGCGTTGCCGGCCCCTTTACGGGCGCAAACGCCACTTTTGGCGAGCAGGTTTTCAACGGCGTCTCGGCTTATGTGAGTGAAGTGAACACCTCCGGCGGCATCAACGGAAAGCAGATCGAACTAGTGAAGGGTGATGATGCCTGCGAGCCGAAGCAGGCCGTGGCCGTCGCCAACCGTTTCGTCGACCAGGACAAGGTGCAGGCCGTGATCGGCCACTTCTGCTCGTCGAGCACGATCCCGGCCTCCGAGATCTACAACGACGCCGGCATCCTAGAAATGACGCCATCTTCGACGAACCCGACCGTCACCGACCGCGGCCTCGACAACCTCTTCCGCGGCTGCGGACGTGACGACCAACAGGCCGTCGTCGCCGCCGGCTTCATTCTCGACACGCTGAAGCGGGACAAGATCGCGCTGATCCATGACAAGGATACCTACGGCCAGGGTCTTGTGGACGCTGTCAAGAAGACGATCGAGGCACGCGGCATCACTCCAGTGCTCTATGAGGGCCTGACGCGCGGTGAACGCGACTTCAACGCGCTCGTCACCAAGATCAAGAGCACCGGGGCGAATGCCGTCTACTTCGGCGGTCTTATTCCGGAAGGCGGCCCGCTTGTCCGTCAGCTGAAGGAACAGGGCGTTGACGTCGTCTTCGTCACTGGCGACTCCTTTGCACAGGCTGAAATTGTCGCTGCCGCCGGCGGAGCGGCCAATCTCAAGAACGTCTACTACTCCGCAACGCCCGATCCGCTGGCCGATCCCTCGACGAAGGACGTTCAGGATGCGCTGAAGAAGGCCAACATTACCCCGGCCAACTACGTGCTCTACGGATATGCCAACGCGCAGGCCGTCGTGGCAGCGCTGAAGGCCGGCGAAGATCTCGAATCCCAGGCGAGCTGGCTGCGCGGCAACACGGTCGATTCCGCGATCGGCAACATCACCTGGGACGAGAAGGGCGACATCAAGGACTTCAAGTTCGTCTTCTACAACTTCGACGACAAGGGAACCCCCGTTCTCATCGACTAAGCGGCAGGTCTGCCAGGTCAGCCGGACTCCGGTCTGGCTGACCTCTCCGTGCTCGAAACGTACAAGGGGGTTTGCCCATGGATGTCTACATCCTGTTCCAGCAATTGTTCAACGGCATCACGCTTGGGACGATCTACGGCCTCATCGCCGTCGGATACACCATGGTCTACGGTGTCATCCGCATGATCAACTTCGCCCATGGCGACGTCTACATGGTCTCGGCCTACATCGCCGCGATCACCCTTGCCGTTCTCACCTTTTTCGGTGTTCAGTCCGTCCCTTTCGCGCTGATTTCCGTGCTGGTGATCACCTGCGCGATCACGGCCGTCTATGGCTGGGCGATCGAGCGCGTCGCCTACCGGCCGCTGCGCGGCTCGACGAAGCTTGCCCCTCTCATTTCCGCCATTGGCATATCTCTGATGCTGCAAAGTTACGTGCAGATCTCGCAGGGCGCCCGCGATCAGGGCGTGCCGACCCTCATCCAGGGCGCCTTCCGCTTCGGTGACGACACCAATTTCGCGCAGATCACCTATATGCAGACGGTCATTCTGTTCGCCTCGCTGATCGCCATGGGCATACTCACCTATGTGATCAACTACACGCGCATCGGTCGCGAATGCCGGGCAACCCAACAGAACATCCGCATCTCCGCCGTCCTCGGCGTCAACACCGACCGCATCATCTCCACGGTCTTCGTCATCGGCGCCGCAACAGCCGCGGTCGGCGGCACGCTCGTCACCTTCAACTACGGCTCGTTCAATTTCTTCATCGGCTTCGTGATGGGCATCAAGGCCTTCACCGCAGCCGTTCTCGGCGGCATCGGCTCGCTCCCCGGCGCCGTGCTCGGGGGCGTGCTGCTAGGTCTCACCGAAGCGCTGTTCGCCGGATATGTCAGCACGGACTACAAGGACGTCTTCGCCTTCGCGCTGCTCATCATCCTCCTGTTCTTCCGTCCATATGGCCTGCTCGGCCGGCCGGAAATCCAGAAAGTATGAGGAGAACACGCATGGAAACGCACCGCCTCCTCGCGCTTTTCAAGCAGGCGCTCCTCACCTTCACCGTCTCGCTCATTCTCTTCGGCCCCATCTCCGGTCTCGTCCTGGAAGGGTTCTCGGTCCGCAGCGAACTGACACGTGCCGTGATGCTCGCCGGCATCATTACCGTCGGCCGCATTGCGCTCTCGCTCATGGGGAGCACAGCGTTCGGGCAGAAGCTGATTGGCAAGACCTCCGGCAACGACGGTGGTGTCTCGGTCATGACGGGCACGGAGAAATCACCCGTTCTTGTTCTCGCACTGCTGTTTCTCGCCGGCCTTGCCCTGCCGTTCTTCGCCGACAAGTACTTCCTCGGCATAGCGATCCTTGCGCTGATCTACTGCCTGCTCGGGCTCGGCCTCAACATCGTCGTCGGCCTTGCCGGACTGCTCGATCTCGGTTTCGTCGCCTTCTATGCCGTCGGCGCCTATCTGCTCGCGCTCGGTTCGCAATATCTTGGTCTCGGCTTCTGGGGTGCGCTGATCATCGCGCCGTTCCTCGCCGGCCTGTGCGGAATGGTCCTCGCCTTCCCGGTACTCAAGATGCACGGCGACTATCTTGCGATCGTCACGCTCGGCTTTGGCGAAATCATCCGCCTCGTGTTGAACAACTGGCTGGAATTCACCGGCGGACCAAACGGTGCGCCCGTCCCGGCGCCGACCGTGCTCGGCCTCGAATTCACGCGCACGGCCAAGCAGGGCGGAGTTCCCCTGCACGAGTATCTCGGCATTCCCTACAGTGCCAACTACAAGTTCTGGTTCATCTACCTCGTGCTCTTCCTCGTCGTCTGCCTCGTCATCTATGCGGTAGAGCGCCTGCGTGTCATGCCGCTCGGCCGCATGTGGGAAGCACTT is a window of Sinorhizobium sp. BG8 DNA encoding:
- a CDS encoding FadR/GntR family transcriptional regulator, producing MSIITQRGNLAEIVVAKLSERIDSGLYAPGEKIPSSAQLCEEFGVSRTVIREALTSLKVAGRVISRQGAGVYVTEKDAKTLNFEISRIDDIRSAMQILELRLGVEMQSVALAAQRRTPEALAEIARAFDHIENLTTNDAEAEARADFEFHLAIAKATRNPHFPSFLEAVMGEINFDLLLKHRQSGRPHNTYLKKINKEHSAILAAITQGDPKGAKQALVAHLEESLDRYRAMLDEPAPIATAEFIE
- a CDS encoding thiamine pyrophosphate-binding protein, encoding MIIEHETRSGGQVLVDALRIHGVERVFGVPGESYLAALDAFHDVEDAIEFVICRQEGGAAYMAEAYGKLTGKPGICFVTRGPGATNASVGVHTAFQDSTPMILFIGQVARDQMEREAFQEIDYRRMFGQMAKWVVEIEDAARIPELISQAFHRAVNGRPGPVVVALPEDMLTDMVAVADTPAHKRVETYAGVPQLEELTALLAKARRPMVVAGGGGWTQQAVADLCAFSEAFTLPVAASFRCQDLFDNTHENYAGDLGLAAGPKLIQHMKDCDLLISIGARLGEMTTGAYTLIDIPVPKQTLVHIHPGAEELGRVYHATLPINASVAGFLSQAAKLEPAAAPVWAEWTKTAHADYLANIEHPQVPGPVQMGDVMEWLRGHLPADAILTTGAGNYSAWAHRFYQYRTFRTQLGPTNGSMGYGVPAAIAAKITAPERTVVAFAGDGCFLMNGQELATAMQYDARVIFLVINNGMYGTIRMHQERSYPGRVSGTRLTNPDFALLAQSYGLHGETVERTEEFAAAFERCEASGKPALIEIRIDPEALTPKMSLSQIREAAIAAGK
- a CDS encoding FAD-binding oxidoreductase; the encoded protein is MRASKTSYDVVIVGGAVVGSATAYFLATNPDFTGSVLVIEKDWTYQRSATALSSSSIRHQFSNAINVQVSQFGTEFIRNFKENVAVDDDTPEIGFHENGYLFLAGDERGADVLRRNHQTQVSCGAEVSLLDPEGLGKRFPWLNTEGLTLASTGERGEGWFDSVGLLQGFRKKARSLGVEYIEDEVVKINREGDRIVSVTTKGGQTVGCGTLVNTSGTNGKNMARMAGLDIPVEPRRRSLFVVDCREPLGPGVGLTIDPTGVFFRPEGKFYLMGTYPKHDPEVDPNDFAVMHDEFEEEIWPTMANRVPAFEAIKVVNSWAGHYDYCTLDHNVILGPHTEMKNFLFANGFSGHGLQQSPAMGRGLSELITYGGFKTLDLSPFGYERVVANRPFLEDAVI
- a CDS encoding NAD(P)-dependent oxidoreductase, whose amino-acid sequence is MSHFQKVLLTGAAGAVGTALRQSGTRLGKVVRLSDRKPCENLASHEEDFPLELADFDAVSDAVKGCDAIVHLGGQPLEGAWKTILDSNISGGYNIYEAARQHGVKRIVYASSVHAIGYYERTETIDGNVPTRPDSLYGVSKTFVENLARYYFDKFGIETVSIRIGSCFPEPTDRRHLITWLSYRDCRQLVEKCLSAERVGFMVAYGMSNNSRAFWDNRTAASLGYKPEDSADDYADKVFAKTEQGDPNDPAVRFQGGSFTAAGHFEDK
- a CDS encoding hydantoinase B/oxoprolinase family protein, which produces MNQSMIDIHMQVMWNRLISVVEEQAQTLIRTAFSTSVREAGDLSAGVFDLEGRMLAQAVTGTPGHVNAMAESVAHFIRDIGPENIFEGDVYITNDPWKGTGHLHDITVVTPSFHHGKLVGYFASTAHVVDVGGRGFGPDAREVYEEGIFIPIMKFFERGQVDRTLINIVRNNVRESDKVIGDFHALAACNETGHRRLIDMLTEFNLEDLSMIGGFILKHSGEATLERLKNLPHGSWSYSLDLDGYDEPVHLAAKLTIGPDGVLVDFDGTSGMSKFGINVPLVYAKAYACYGIKCVVAPEIPNNAASLAPFDVVAPEGCILNAKRPAPVAVRHVLGHFVPDLVLGALHQALPGQVPAEGASALWNLHMSVRPVSDQIGGKGAEILMFNSGGSGARASLDGLNATAFPSGVHTMPIEATENVGPVIVWRKELRDGSGGAGAQRGGLGQMIEIEAAEGYSFRFSAMFDRVNHPARGRDGGLDGAPGGVALDDGTALKGKGLQFVPEGRRLVLSLPGGGGYGDPAERPADAVAHDVKHGYITGEQAALYAKPGGKA